One stretch of Nitratiruptor tergarcus DSM 16512 DNA includes these proteins:
- a CDS encoding PAS domain-containing protein produces MRPSPKNIESPFNIEDVFFSKTDAHGKIIYGNRVFYNIAKYSPKELRGKPHNIIRHPDMPRAVFYYLWDFIKHNKPFAGYVKNMAKDGSYYWVFAIVFPIIEHGKKSGYLSVRIKPTTKFFPIARELYHELQTIEKQEGMEISKKVFLQKIKDLGFASYEEFMITALLEEFRSKEDYFQLSIDPDKLADIPRLKHIYEMAKVIEHIYSALKNRLYFFIDLGNELEKKFRDIFEITDELSLIALNSSVESHKIGSIGASFAVVSNEIKKDAERIGKHIVVLRKNTQKLYGLIQNTILHLLSLNIEIFAILYYLKETIEYDSCNEGECIDKLEDFVKVLQSSTMEVTKESNILKNHIEETLLFINKIERLIKELHYIQINGLIEASKLEDIKFTIIFQQVQNLVENTNKTLEEIAPSMNTALKYTCDIEENIKEVDLYLKHLL; encoded by the coding sequence ATGCGCCCCTCACCTAAAAATATTGAATCACCATTTAATATTGAAGATGTCTTTTTTTCTAAAACCGATGCTCACGGTAAAATCATCTACGGAAATAGAGTATTTTACAATATTGCAAAATACTCGCCCAAAGAACTGAGAGGAAAACCTCACAATATCATTCGCCATCCCGATATGCCCCGGGCTGTATTTTACTATCTTTGGGATTTCATAAAACATAACAAACCTTTTGCAGGATATGTGAAAAATATGGCGAAAGATGGTAGTTACTATTGGGTTTTTGCAATCGTTTTTCCAATTATAGAGCATGGTAAAAAAAGTGGCTACCTCTCTGTCCGTATTAAGCCTACCACCAAATTTTTTCCAATAGCACGAGAGCTCTACCATGAACTTCAAACTATTGAAAAACAAGAGGGTATGGAAATCTCAAAAAAGGTTTTTTTACAAAAGATTAAAGATTTAGGCTTTGCTAGTTATGAAGAGTTCATGATAACTGCTCTATTAGAAGAGTTTCGTTCTAAAGAGGACTATTTTCAACTCTCAATCGATCCAGATAAACTTGCTGATATTCCTCGCCTCAAACATATTTACGAAATGGCAAAAGTTATAGAGCATATCTATAGTGCTCTAAAAAATAGACTCTACTTTTTTATTGATTTGGGAAATGAACTAGAAAAAAAGTTTCGTGATATTTTTGAAATCACTGATGAACTCTCTCTCATTGCCCTCAACTCATCAGTAGAGAGCCATAAAATAGGTTCAATCGGTGCATCTTTTGCTGTAGTTTCTAATGAGATCAAGAAAGATGCTGAACGTATAGGCAAACATATTGTTGTCTTGCGCAAAAACACGCAAAAGCTCTATGGCCTAATCCAAAACACCATTTTACATCTTCTTTCACTCAATATCGAGATATTTGCGATTCTATACTACCTCAAAGAGACCATTGAATATGACAGTTGCAATGAAGGTGAGTGCATAGACAAATTGGAAGATTTTGTAAAAGTTCTGCAATCTTCAACTATGGAAGTCACAAAGGAGTCTAACATTCTTAAAAACCATATTGAAGAGACACTTCTTTTTATCAACAAAATAGAGCGCCTTATTAAAGAGCTTCACTATATTCAAATAAATGGTTTGATAGAAGCATCTAAGCTCGAAGATATAAAATTTACTATTATTTTTCAGCAGGTACAAAATCTGGTTGAAAATACTAATAAGACCCTAGAAGAGATAGCTCCATCTATGAACACTGCTCTCAAATACACCTGCGATATTGAAGAAAATATTAAAGAGGTGGATTTATATCTTAAGCATCTGCTTTAA